In a single window of the Atlantibacter hermannii genome:
- the thiM gene encoding hydroxyethylthiazole kinase encodes MQPDLLSPARVAQTATLLASHSPLVHCLTNQVVQSFTANALLAVGASPAMVVDHEEALAFSAIADALLINIGTLTREQALVMRAAIDSANRAGKPWTLDPVAVGPLAFRSRFARDILANGPAAIRGNASEILALAGSGNGGRGVDTTQGAQEAISAARELARQTGAIVAVTGEVDYVTDGERILAIAGGDPLMTRVVGTGCALSAVVAAACALPGSRVENVAAACGIFAVAGKRASERCQGPGSFLAAFLDALHQLHTEAAL; translated from the coding sequence ATGCAACCTGACCTGCTTTCCCCCGCGCGCGTTGCGCAAACCGCCACACTGCTGGCAAGCCATTCCCCCCTGGTTCACTGCCTGACTAATCAAGTCGTTCAGTCATTTACCGCCAATGCGTTGCTGGCGGTGGGCGCGTCTCCGGCAATGGTAGTGGATCATGAAGAAGCGCTGGCGTTTAGCGCCATTGCTGATGCGTTATTGATCAATATCGGCACACTGACCCGGGAACAGGCGCTGGTGATGCGGGCGGCGATTGACAGCGCTAACCGGGCCGGTAAGCCCTGGACGCTTGATCCGGTCGCCGTCGGGCCGCTGGCGTTTCGCAGCCGCTTCGCCCGCGACATTCTGGCGAATGGGCCTGCCGCTATTCGCGGTAACGCATCGGAAATTCTTGCATTAGCTGGCAGCGGCAACGGCGGTCGCGGTGTCGATACCACTCAGGGGGCTCAGGAAGCCATTAGCGCGGCGCGTGAACTGGCGCGGCAGACCGGGGCGATTGTCGCGGTAACCGGGGAGGTGGATTACGTGACCGATGGAGAACGTATTCTGGCTATCGCCGGTGGCGATCCGCTGATGACGCGCGTGGTGGGCACCGGTTGTGCGTTGTCGGCAGTGGTCGCTGCAGCCTGCGCATTACCCGGTTCACGGGTAGAGAACGTGGCGGCGGCGTGTGGGATTTTTGCCGTGGCGGGTAAGCGGGCCAGCGAGCGCTGCCAGGGGCCAGGCAGTTTCCTGGCGGCTTTTCTGGATGCGCTTCATCAACTGCATACGGAGGCGGCCCTGTGA